In one window of Gossypium hirsutum isolate 1008001.06 chromosome A01, Gossypium_hirsutum_v2.1, whole genome shotgun sequence DNA:
- the LOC121210544 gene encoding LOW QUALITY PROTEIN: pentatricopeptide repeat-containing protein At5g57250, mitochondrial-like (The sequence of the model RefSeq protein was modified relative to this genomic sequence to represent the inferred CDS: inserted 1 base in 1 codon) produces the protein FLFAVIRNNPEKGLLLLKDCLSDSGTLPSSFTFCSLIHGFVSQGNMDRAIEVLELMTGDNVRYPFDNFVCSSVIVGFCKIGKPEVAVRFFENCMNSGALKPNVVTYTALLSSFNLLGKFDEGCELVYSMKKEGLALDAILYSCWILGYFRNGCLMEALRKYREMVERGINPDTVSYTVLIDGFSKEGSVGKVVGFLKKMLKDGVMPNVITYTAIMLGFCKEGKFEKAFRLFKEVQDMGIEVDEFMYATLIDGACRKGDFDCVFHLLDGMEKKGIKPSVVTYNIVINGLCKVGRTSEADNVFKEVAGDIITYSTLLYGYTEEGNIKGIIKTKEKLEKSGLCMDVVACNILIKAFFMVGAFEDARALYQAMPEMDLNADSITYXTMIDGYCKVGRIEEALEVFDEYRVSLVSSVACYNCIISGLCKQGMVDMAIQVIIELGEKGFILDMGISMMLIRAAFSQMGAVGVMNFVSYLGFKGDLLFLI, from the exons TTTCTTTTTGCTGTCATCCGAAACAACCCAGAGAAGGGTCTTTTGTTGTTAAAGGATTGCTTGAGTGATTCTGGTACATTGCCTTCTTCTTTTACTTTTTGCTCGTTGATTCATGGTTTTGTATCTCAAGGGAATATGGATAGAGCAATTGAGGTGTTGGAGTTGATGACAGGTGATAATGTTAGATACCCTTTTGATAATTTTGTTTGTAGTTCAGTGATTGTTGGTTTTTGTAAGATTGGGAAACCTGAAGTTGCAGTTCGGTTTTTCGAAAATTGTATGAATTCAGGAGCTTTAAAGCCTAATGTTGTTACTTATACAGCTCTTTTAAGCAGTTTTAATCTGTTGGGTAAATTTGATGAGGGTTGTGAGTTGGTTTATAGTATGAAAAAGGAAGGGCTGGCTTTGGATGCTATTCTTTATAGCTGTTGGATTTTAGGGTATTTTAGAAATGGGTGTTTAATGGAGGCTTTGAGAAAATATAGAGAGATGGTTGAAAGAGGAATAAACCCTGATACTGTGAGCTACACTGTCCTTATTGATGGGTTTTCGAAGGAAGGTAGTGTTGGGAAGGTTGTTGGATTTCTGAAGAAGATGTTGAAAGACGGGGTGATGCCGAATGTGATTACGTATACGGCAATCATGTTAGGTTTCTGTAAGGAAGGGAAATTCGAGAAGGCATTTAGGTTGTTCAAGGAAGTTCAAGATATGGGGATTGAAGTGGATGAGTTTATGTATGCAACGTTGATTGATGGAGCTTGTCGGAAAGGAGATTTTGATTGCGTCTTCCATTTGTTAGATGGAATGGAGAAGAAAGGGATTAAGCCAAGTGTTGTTACTTATAACATAGTCATCAATGGTTTGTGTAAGGTTGGGAGGACATCTGAAGCAGATAATGTATTCAAAGAAGTAGCCGGTGATATTATAACATACAGTACTCTGTTGTATGGTTATACCGAAGAAGGGAATATAAAAGGAATTATTAAGACGAAAGAAAAATTGGAAAAATCTGGTCTTTGTATGGATGTTGTTGCATGTAACATACTTATCAAAGCATTCTTTATGGTTGGTGCATTTGAAGATGCTCGTGCACTCTACCAAGCAATGCCGGAAATGGATTTAAATGCAGATTCGATTACTT TGACAATGATTGATGGCTACTGTAAAGTGGGCAGAATAGAGGAGGcacttgaagtatttgatgagtaTAGGGTGTCATTAGTTTCTTCTGTTGCATGCTATAATTGTATAATAAGTGGGCTATGCAAACAGGGAATGGTCGATATGGCCATTCAAGTGATTATTGAACTTGGTGAGAAAGGTTTCATTTTGGACATGGGTATCTCTATGATGTTGATCCGGGCAGCTTTTTCTCAAATGGGTGCAGTGGGAGTTATGAATTTTGTTTCTTATTTGGGTTTCAAAGGAGATCTGCTCTTCCTTATTTGA
- the LOC107916796 gene encoding ataxin-10 isoform X2, whose amino-acid sequence MAGESLPEFNYPKDVLQPLLSASNSSSLQQALEILIKNSRAAVGRAELASKNILPTVLKLVESLHHASSQEYLMQAMKLLRNLCAGEVANQNSFVEHNGIETVLTVLRSAALLSDPDFGIIHLSLQVLANVSLAGSELQEAIWHKLFPNEFFILASIHSLETSDPLCMILYTCCDGKPGLAIELCRDPGLPIVAGIIQTVASGNASEDGGNTALGDKVFSSEQAFLLQIISEILNERLNEVRVPNETALCVLGIFKRSVSIVDFGARAKSGLPTGSTSVDVMGYSLIILRDICAQEGLRELKKDSVDVVDLLLSDDLTDVILSLLHDLEPPAIIRKTLKDSENQELNLGSTKLCPYKGFQRDLVAIIGNCAYRRKNVQDEIRQKSGILLLLQQCVTDDDNPYLREWGIWSLRNLLEGNAENQQIVADLQLQGSVDMPELARLGLKVEVDQNTHCAKLVNIPGSYTKPVERVGPLKFMGKMSIREPQLYIQAHHTATFTKSKC is encoded by the exons ATGGCCGGAGAATCATTGCCAGAGTTCAACTATCCCAAAGATGTTTTGCAGCCTTTACTTAGCGCATCAAATTCGTCTTCGCTACAACAAGCCCTAGAGATTCTTATAAAAAATTCTAGAGCTGCTGTTGGCCGTGCAGAACTTGCTTCAAAGAATATCCTTCCTACTGTTTTGAAGCTTGTTGAATCTCTCCATCATGCATCAAGTCAAGAATATCTCATGCAAGCTATGAAGCTTCTTAGGAATCTATGTGCTGGAGAAGTTGCCAATCAGAATTCGTTTGTTGAGCATAATGGAATTGAAACTGTTTTGACTGTTTTGAGGTCTGCAGCACTTCTTTCTGATCCGGATTTTGGGATTATTCATTTGAGTTTGCAAGTTCTGGCAAATGTTTCATTGGCTGGATCAGAACTTCAAGAGGCTATTTGGCATAAGTTGTTCCCTAACGAGTTTTTCATACTAGCAAGCATCCATAGTCTGGAGACCAGTGATCCTTTGTGTATGATTTTATACACCTGTTGTGACGGAAAGCCTGGACTGGCTATTGAGCTATGTAGAGATCCGGGGTTGCCTATTGTAGCTGGCATAATTCAGACCGTTGCTTCAG GCAATGCTTCTGAGGATGGGGGAAATACTGCTTTAGGGGATAAAGTTTTCTCATCAGAGCAGGCTTTTCTTCTGCAAATCATATCTGAGATCCTAAATGAACGACTTAATGAAGTAAGAGTTCCCAACGAGACTGCATTGTGTGTTCTTGGAATATTTAAGAGATCAGTAAGTATTGTTGATTTTGGTGCTAGAGCCAAATCTGGTCTTCCAACTGGCTCTACATCCGTTGATGTTATGGGATATTCCCTCATTATTTTGAGGGATATCTGCGCTCAAGAGGGTCTACGAGAATTGAAGAAAGATTCTGTAGATGTTGTTGATTTGCTACTATCCGATGATCTTACAGATGTTATTTTATCATTGCTTCATGATCTTGAGCCGCCAGCAATCATAAGAAAAACCCTGAAGGATAGTGAAAACCAAGAACTGAATTTGGGTTCAACTAAGCTCTGCCCTTACAAAGGATTTCAGAGAGATTTGGTTGCGATAATTGGGAATTGTGCGTATAGAAGGAAGAACGTACAGGATGAAATAAGGCAGAAAAGTGGGATTCTACTGTTGTTACAGCAGTGTGTTACTGATGATGACAACCCGTATTTGAGAGAATGGGGGATTTGGTCTTTGAGAAATTTATTAGAAGGTAATGCAGAAAACCAACAGATAGTAGCTGATTTACAGCTACAAGGGTCTGTTGACATGCCTGAACTTGCCAGACTTGGTCTTAAAGTGGAGGTTGATCAAAACACTCATTGTGCAAAGCTAGTAAATATCCCAGGAAGCTACACAAAGCCTGTCGA GCGCGTAGGTCCTCTCAAGTTTATGGGGAAAATGTCCATCAGAGAACCACAGTTATACATTCAAGCACACCACACTGCAACTTTTACCAAATCCAAATGTTGA
- the LOC107916796 gene encoding ataxin-10 isoform X1 codes for MAGESLPEFNYPKDVLQPLLSASNSSSLQQALEILIKNSRAAVGRAELASKNILPTVLKLVESLHHASSQEYLMQAMKLLRNLCAGEVANQNSFVEHNGIETVLTVLRSAALLSDPDFGIIHLSLQVLANVSLAGSELQEAIWHKLFPNEFFILASIHSLETSDPLCMILYTCCDGKPGLAIELCRDPGLPIVAGIIQTVASVGSRENWFKLLLSRLCLEDIHFPALFFKLCEGNASEDGGNTALGDKVFSSEQAFLLQIISEILNERLNEVRVPNETALCVLGIFKRSVSIVDFGARAKSGLPTGSTSVDVMGYSLIILRDICAQEGLRELKKDSVDVVDLLLSDDLTDVILSLLHDLEPPAIIRKTLKDSENQELNLGSTKLCPYKGFQRDLVAIIGNCAYRRKNVQDEIRQKSGILLLLQQCVTDDDNPYLREWGIWSLRNLLEGNAENQQIVADLQLQGSVDMPELARLGLKVEVDQNTHCAKLVNIPGSYTKPVERVGPLKFMGKMSIREPQLYIQAHHTATFTKSKC; via the exons ATGGCCGGAGAATCATTGCCAGAGTTCAACTATCCCAAAGATGTTTTGCAGCCTTTACTTAGCGCATCAAATTCGTCTTCGCTACAACAAGCCCTAGAGATTCTTATAAAAAATTCTAGAGCTGCTGTTGGCCGTGCAGAACTTGCTTCAAAGAATATCCTTCCTACTGTTTTGAAGCTTGTTGAATCTCTCCATCATGCATCAAGTCAAGAATATCTCATGCAAGCTATGAAGCTTCTTAGGAATCTATGTGCTGGAGAAGTTGCCAATCAGAATTCGTTTGTTGAGCATAATGGAATTGAAACTGTTTTGACTGTTTTGAGGTCTGCAGCACTTCTTTCTGATCCGGATTTTGGGATTATTCATTTGAGTTTGCAAGTTCTGGCAAATGTTTCATTGGCTGGATCAGAACTTCAAGAGGCTATTTGGCATAAGTTGTTCCCTAACGAGTTTTTCATACTAGCAAGCATCCATAGTCTGGAGACCAGTGATCCTTTGTGTATGATTTTATACACCTGTTGTGACGGAAAGCCTGGACTGGCTATTGAGCTATGTAGAGATCCGGGGTTGCCTATTGTAGCTGGCATAATTCAGACCGTTGCTTCAG TTGGTTCTAGAGAAAATTGGTTTAAGTTACTTCTCTCAAGATTATGTTTGGAGGACATTCACTTCCCTGCACTGTTCTTTAAATTATGTGAAGGCAATGCTTCTGAGGATGGGGGAAATACTGCTTTAGGGGATAAAGTTTTCTCATCAGAGCAGGCTTTTCTTCTGCAAATCATATCTGAGATCCTAAATGAACGACTTAATGAAGTAAGAGTTCCCAACGAGACTGCATTGTGTGTTCTTGGAATATTTAAGAGATCAGTAAGTATTGTTGATTTTGGTGCTAGAGCCAAATCTGGTCTTCCAACTGGCTCTACATCCGTTGATGTTATGGGATATTCCCTCATTATTTTGAGGGATATCTGCGCTCAAGAGGGTCTACGAGAATTGAAGAAAGATTCTGTAGATGTTGTTGATTTGCTACTATCCGATGATCTTACAGATGTTATTTTATCATTGCTTCATGATCTTGAGCCGCCAGCAATCATAAGAAAAACCCTGAAGGATAGTGAAAACCAAGAACTGAATTTGGGTTCAACTAAGCTCTGCCCTTACAAAGGATTTCAGAGAGATTTGGTTGCGATAATTGGGAATTGTGCGTATAGAAGGAAGAACGTACAGGATGAAATAAGGCAGAAAAGTGGGATTCTACTGTTGTTACAGCAGTGTGTTACTGATGATGACAACCCGTATTTGAGAGAATGGGGGATTTGGTCTTTGAGAAATTTATTAGAAGGTAATGCAGAAAACCAACAGATAGTAGCTGATTTACAGCTACAAGGGTCTGTTGACATGCCTGAACTTGCCAGACTTGGTCTTAAAGTGGAGGTTGATCAAAACACTCATTGTGCAAAGCTAGTAAATATCCCAGGAAGCTACACAAAGCCTGTCGA GCGCGTAGGTCCTCTCAAGTTTATGGGGAAAATGTCCATCAGAGAACCACAGTTATACATTCAAGCACACCACACTGCAACTTTTACCAAATCCAAATGTTGA